Proteins from a genomic interval of Rhizoctonia solani chromosome 12, complete sequence:
- a CDS encoding carnitine O-acetyltransferase, with protein sequence MALPIPPLKDTCERYLRALSALQDEREHHATKLAVEDFLARSGPMWDAKLREYAETKDSYIEEFWYESYLSHSDPVVLALNPFFVLEDDPNPARGAQLQRAASLITASLGFVHDLRAGILEPDAVRTTKLDMDQYTRLFGTSRIPTQHGCRMSVTPNSRHIVVLRRGQIYHFDCLDSNNRPIVTEQDILRNLKAIVADADQTPVHEAAKSSVGLLTTENRKIWSQLRQTIHNSSPSNASSLEVIDEALFIVCLDDAAPEDLGELCGNFLCGTYGLSGGVQVGTCTNRWYDKLQIIVCANGAAGINFEHTGVDGHTVLRYAADIFTEGLMLLARSINPKAPVMFKAKLSPHAKASKVKPGPDDVEPEPLDPSPKKLEWELSNTLLTGIRFAETRLSDLICQNDCQALEFTGYGANFIKTHGFSPDAFVQMAFQAAYFGLYGRTECTYEPAMTKAFLHGRTEAIRTVQPSSVNFTRTYFSEAPNKEKIQALRNACVAHSKLTKECSQGLGQDRHLYALYCLVRRELNSAPSSPVSDSGSNKSNQVEMPSIFSDPGWSLLNTSILSTSNCGNPALRLFGFGPVAAEGFGIGYIIKEDGISVCATSKHLQTRRYLDTLSSYLLDVQQLILQIHRAANERAGNFVDHSGVLREAKTGRVIAHLSAQTPAQTPGLGTLELEEEPSTSGYSFFDSVEVQRLARRRPRNTAVGKVLQISEY encoded by the exons ATGGCC TTGCCTATTCCTCCGTTGAAAGACACTTGCGAACGTTATCTGAGGGCGTTGTCAGCGCTCCAAGATGAGCGAGAGCACCACGCCACGAAGCTTGCAGTAGAAGATTTCCTCGCACGCTCTGGTCCCATGTGGGACGCCAAGCTTCGAGAGTATGCCGAGACGAAAGATAG TTACATTGAAGAGTTTTGGTATGAATCGTACTTGTCTCATTCAGACCCCGTCGTTCTGGCCTTGAATCCCTTCTTCGTCCTAGA AGATGATCCAAATCCGGCACGAGGAGCACAGTTACAGCGGGCAGCTTCCCTGATCACAGCCTCTTTGGGATTTGTCCATGATCTTCGTGCGGGAATTCTTGAGCCAGATGCTGTTCGAACGACAAAACTCGATATGGACCAGTATACTCGACTCTTTGGAACTTCTCGGATACCGACTCAG CATGGATGTCGGATGTCCGTTACACCCAATTCTCGACACATTGTCGTCCTCCGAAGAGGCCAGATCT ATCATTTTGACTGTTTAGACTCGAATAACCGGCCCATCGTAACTGAGCAAGATATTCTACGAAACCTCAAGGCTATCGTTGCCGATGCGGACCAAACCCCTGTTCACGAG GCTGCTAAATCTTCCGTTGGATTGCTCACCACCGAGAATCGAAAGATTTGGTCACAGCTGCGACAGACTATTCATAACAGTTCCCCTTCGAATGCGAGCAGCCTCGAGGTAATCGACGAAGCACTTTTCATTGTTTGTCTCG ATGATGCGGCCCCTGAGGACCTAGGGGAACTTTGCGGTAACTTCCTCTGTGGTACCTATGGTCTTTCAGGAGGTGTCCAGGTCGGGACGTGTACCAACAGGTGGTACGATAAG CTCCAAATCATTGTTTGCGCCAATGGTGCCGCAGGAATTAATTTTGAACATACTGGAGTTGACGGACATACAGTACTACGATATGCCGCCGACATCTTCACTGAGGGCCTCATGTTACTCGCTCGATCCATCAACCCTAAAGCACCCGTCATGTTTAAGGCTAAGCTTAGTCCTCATGCCAAAGCGAGCAAG GTTAAACCCGGACCTGATGACGTTGAGCCGGAGCCCCTTGACCCATCTCCGAAGAAATTGGAATGGGAGCTCAGCAACACACTGTTAACTGGAATCCGATTTGCTGAAACTAGGTTGAGCGATTTGATCTGCCAG AATGATTGTCAAGCTTTAGAATTCACCGGCTACGGCGCCAACTTTATCAAGACTCATGGTTTCAGTCCTGATGCATTTGTGCAGATGGCGTTCCAGGCTGCCTATTTTGGCCTTTATG GCCGGACTGAGTGCACATACGAGCCCGCGATGACCAAGGCATTCTTGCATGGAAGAACCGAGGCCATCCGTACTGTTCAGCCTTCTAGCGTTAACTTTACTCGG ACTTACTTTTCCGAAGCTCCAAACAAGGAAAAAATCCAGGCCCTCCGAAATGCCTGCGTTGCCCATAGCAAACTTACCAAGGAATGTAGCCAGGGTCTTGGACAAGACAG GCACTTGTATGCACTATACTGCCTGGTCCGGCGAGAACTGAACTCAGCCCCAAGTTCGCCGGTCTCCGATTCCGGGTCTAATAAGAGTAACCAAGTCGAGATGCCATCCATTTTCAGCGATCCTGGTTGGTCTCTTCTCAACACCAGCATTCTTTCAACTTCCAACTGTGGCAATCCCGCACTTCGCCTCTTTGGCTTCGGACCTGTTGCTGCTGAGGGTTTCGGTATAGGTTATATTATCAAGGAAGATGGCATTTCCGTCTGTGCGACGTCCAAGCATTTGCAGACTCGTCGATACTTGGATACTCTCAGCTCGTACTTGCTAGACGTCCAACAATTGATCTTGCAGATCCATCGTGCGGCCAACGAACGAGCAGGGAACTTTGTGGACCACTCTGGTGTGCTCCGCGAAGCCAAGACAGGGAGGGTTATTGCGCATTTAAGTGCCCAGACTCCTGCTCAGACCCCCGGCCTTGGTACGCTTGAGTTGGAAGAGGAGCCTTCGA CTTCCGGTTACTCGTTCTTCGATAGT GTCGAAGTACAGAGGCTCGCTCGCCGCCGCCCGAGGAATACGGCTGTTG GCAAAGTCCTCCAGATCTCCGAGTATTAA
- a CDS encoding amino acid permease, which translates to MPSPAINVLEAQSDALDRSDARLEALGYRPEFRREMNLFAVVGMSFTAIGILTGMSSAFQTGSVRSSCFLLRYAWPRFVRPIRPWADWWVHFSHPRIRVADGFTQFDKYYWVSKMKGDKPILGYVTGVLYACAMIFTGTSGNLSTALYIASMAEVGTGITLTRVQIAAMAWGVNLLSGLINTFGSRGIGAVSVWWTLIGTVILVVTLLVKSPVKNSASFVFTDLENFTGWENKGFVVLLGFLQAVYTLEGAETSAQVAEEARNAEWLAPIGIAASIVGSWFIGLIYLLALLFSIQSIPSVQSTSFAIPIAQLYYDAVGSRLTLLCLLLYALARDNAIPCKRAFMTLNRFQAPWVGVWLSAIIAIIISAAYIGSVVAFNAILSSAAIAVMLSYLQPILCRVLWPELMEVRGPFHLGKYSRIVNIISALFTVFVCILFILPTSMPVNALNMNYSVVAIGAVLILILGSWMLYGRYHFKGPVSTVDMPPLTEDVDEDKKMS; encoded by the exons ATGCCTAGCCCTGCCATTAACGTTTTGGAGGCGCAGAGCGATGCCCTGGATAGGTCGGACGCCCGCTTGGAGGCACTGGGTTACCGGCCGGAATTCCGA CGTGAGATGAATCTGTTCGCGGTCGTGGGCATGTCCTTCACTGCTATCGGAA TTCTAACGGGGATGAGTAGCGCCTTTCAGACTGG ATCTGTGCGCTCTTCATGTTTCTTGTTGCGCTATGCTTGGCCGAG ATTTGTTCGGCCTATCCGACCATGGGCGGATTGGTGGGTTCACTTTTCTCATCCTCGTATCAGGGTCGCTGACGGGTTTACTCAATTTGACAAGTACTATTGGGTGTCCAA GATGAAAGGCGACAAACCAATTCTTGG ATACGTAACGGGAGTCTTGTATGCATGTGCAATGATCTTTACAGGCACTTCGGGAAATCTTAG CACGGCACTGTATATTGCGTCGATGGCAGAGGTCGGCACAGGAATCACTCTTACCCGCG ttcaaattgcgGCAATGGCGTGGGGCGTTAACCTGCTCAGCGGTCTAATAAACACCTTCGGCTCTAGG GGAATTG GTGCTGTTTCAGTCTGGTGGACGCTAATTGGTACCGTCATACTCGTCGTAACTCTCCTGGTCAAGTCTCCAGTCAAG AACAGTGCCTCTTTTGTTTTCACTGATCTCGAAAATTTCACCGGTTGGGAAAACAAGGGCTTTGTCGTACTTCTTGGATTTCTCCAAGCAGTTTACACTCTCGAGGGTGCTGAAACATCGGCACAAG TGGCCGAAGAGGCGCGTAACGCAGAATGGCTTGCCCCCATTGGAATTGCTGCTTCGATCGTTGGGTCATGGTTCATCGGCCTAATCTACCTACTAGCCTTACTTTTCTCTATTCAATCCATTCCGTCGGTCCAAAGTACATCATTCGCCATTCCGATCGCTCAACTCTACTATGACGCAGTCGGATCTCGACTGACGCTCTTGTGCTT GTTATTGTATGCGCTTGCTCGAGATAATGCGATTCCTTGTAAAAGGGCCTTTATGACTCTAAACAGGTTCCAG GCACCTTGGGTCGGCGTTTGGTTAAGTGCGATT ATTGCCATTATCATATCTGCAGCATATATTGGATCAGTGGTGGCTTTTAATGCTATCCTCTCTA GTGCTGCGATCGCAGTGATGCTTTCCTACCTTCAGCCTATTCTATGTCGAGTGCTGTGGCCAGAATT GATGGAGGTTCGCGGGCCGTTTCATCTCGGGAAGTACTCGCGAATTGTCAATATCATCAGTGCTTTG TTTACTGTCTTTGTATGCATATTG TTTATACTTCCTACTTCGATGCCTGTAAATGCCCTCAAC ATGAATTACTCGGTAGTTG CTATTGGGGCCGTACTCATTTTGATTTTGGGTAGCTGGATGCTTTATGGGCGCTACCATTTCAAGGGTCCAGTCAGCACGGTGGACATGCCGCCGTTGACAGAGGATGTCGACGAAGATAAGAAGATGTCTTGA